The following are encoded in a window of Castanea sativa cultivar Marrone di Chiusa Pesio chromosome 5, ASM4071231v1 genomic DNA:
- the LOC142633404 gene encoding uncharacterized protein LOC142633404, whose protein sequence is MDEATSTKSSPSSNEGVPNDEAPLWQYVTKIEKPSGSTIKSGGNTHFKCNYCGNIYLGSYSRVKAHLLRIVNKGIKVCPSVTPSHRLEMQQMHDQVKNDKLERERRKQIPLPPPPPSRGPIGSIPPFRTQEESDSTNLFDGNKRRKVVNPSVEKLFQNNARHELDSQIARMFYTGGISFNFARNPYYRSSYSYATTHSIPSYVPPRYNALRTTLLQREKAHVDRLLKLIKDFWVENGVSIVSDGWSDPQRRPLINIMAVSDGGLVFIKAIDGSGEFKDKHYIAGVLRDAIKEIGHEKVV, encoded by the coding sequence ATGGATGAAGCTACTAGCACAAAAAGTTCACCTTCATCTAATGAAGGAGTGCCAAATGATGAAGCTCCTCTTTGGCAGTAtgtgactaaaatagaaaaaccatcTGGTTCTACTATTAAATCAGGTGGAAACACACACTTTAAGTGCAACTATTGTGGTAATATTTATTTGGGATCCTATTCTAGGGTTAAGGCTCATTTATTAAGAATTGTTAATAAAGGTATTAAAGTATGCCCTAGTGTGACACCGAGCCATAGGTTGGAAATGCAACAAATGCATGATCAAGTTAAGAATGATAAATTAGAAAGAGAACGGAGAAAACAAATTCCCTTACCCCCACCTCCCCCAAGCCGTGGGCCTATTGGGAGTATTCCCCCATTTCGGACACAAGAAGAGAGTGATAGTACAAATCTCTTTGATGGTAATAAGAGGAGGAAGGTTGTGAATCCTTCGGTGGAGAAATTATTCCAAaataatgctagacatgaaTTGGATAGTCAAATTGCTAGGATGTTTTACACTGGTGGGATTTCATTTAACTTTGCAAGGAACCCATATTATCGTAGTTCCTATTCATATGCCACTACTCATAGCATTCCAAGTTATGTTCCTCCTAGATACAATGCCTTGagaacaacacttttgcaaagagaaaaagctcATGTTGATAGACTTTTGAAACTAATTAAGGACTTTTGGGTTGAAAATGGTGTAAGTATAGTTTCTGATGGATGGTCAGATCCACAAAGGAGGCCTCTTATAAATATTATGGCTGTATCAGATGGGGGTCTAGTGTTTATTAAGGCAATTGATGGGTCAGGTGAGTTCAAAGACAAACATTATATTGCTGGGGTGTTGAGGGATGCTATAAAAGAGATTGGACATGAGAAAGTTGTTTAA